The Alosa alosa isolate M-15738 ecotype Scorff River chromosome 9, AALO_Geno_1.1, whole genome shotgun sequence genome includes a region encoding these proteins:
- the abca7 gene encoding phospholipid-transporting ATPase ABCA1 isoform X2: MGIWTQFLLLLWKNLTYRRRNKIQLLIEILWPLFLFLILIAVRHSHPPYKQSQCHFPNKALPSAGTLAWVQGIVCNINNPCFHQPTPGEMPGQVGNFDNSILSRILLETRTALAYSSNQTALHGFQELLDVAQRLGERPEAWPNLPVGEYLRANETFSNFLLTNGNLSRPALDALLRARLNFQVVSLSGAGMRLTDIVCNASLLERFLTVEGGDSMSELQASLCVVDPDTLQQAEQLFLSQLDYSKIFTRERLRANLGELRALSQAVTSVSQEVAGILDDLSGLSGFSDLNSELRLLSPENRTGAPLQSFRAFSRIVCGHPEGGVERIPSFNWYEDQDVKSFLGRNGTEEDDMENDNATTPFCKSIIQNLESNPLSRIVWRGIKPLFIGKLLYTPDTPAVREVMKEVNKTFQDLQILTDLKGAWEEIGPRVKTFMESSVEIRLLQDLLRRPEVAFLVNMQLANTSWTASRITRFLSTPAPDTPRKEGAPPTWFDIFQDVNNTISTLGQITECFSLDKLEGVATEGQMIDRALELLEDRQFWAGIVFLLPDPSAPTLPPHVSYKIRMDIDDVTRTNKIKDKFWDPGPAAEPFSDMRYIWGGFVYVQDLVERGLTRVMTGREQNTGVYLQQMPYPCFVDDVFLRVLNRSLPMFMTTAWMYSVAMIIKCVVYEKEARLKETMRIMGLGSGTLWVSWFISSYVPFLISAGLLVSLLQWGDILPYSDPVVVFFFLAAFATATIMLCFLISTFFSRANLASACGGLIYFSLYLPYVPCVAWRDYLTTTHRVLLSFLSPVAFGFGCEYFSQYEEQGVGIQWFNINSSPLEGDTYSFVTSIVMLYVDAVIYGVLAWYIEAVFPGEFGIPKPWYFIFQLNYWGGVPLEMGMPIPPAPRDERDERVESEPQNLILGVAIRDLVKIYKKGGKLAVNHLNLKFYEGQITSFLGHNGAGKTTTISILTGLFPPSAGTVYVRGMDIRTDMEWIRRTLGVCPQHNVLFDILTVEEHVWFYGRLKGLDNTEVLEETTSLLDDVGLLHKRHEETRNLSGGMKRKLSVAIAFIGGSKVVVLDEPTAGVDPYSRRAIWDLLLKYRKDRTIILSTHYMDEAELLGDRIAIISQGKLCCCGTPLYLKAKLGTGYYLTVVKKEVDSRTPSTSTSAGKLSLPPVPKDSDSSLSDDTGLGSEENGPDVPALVALAQHHMPEARLVQDLGREAILNLPHGAAEDGSLALFLSELEKRQADMGITSYGLSDTTLEEIFLKVAEETGVDVDPAEPERPPSSPRQRRAEPPEEREPEPKETDLLSEEGRGGDPSTGWWLTWQQLRALFVKRWLYARRSRRGFLAQIVLPALFVLVALFFSLLAPPFGKYPALKLQPWMYGEQYTFYSNDAPTDPEIQNLLDALLDPPGFGTKCMDSEMDTDVNSTCSQELGSRFMRPQIPYSTWQLMVKGNWTAAQPSPECECSSEEVRRMLPDCPEGAGGLPPPQIKRLTGDVLQNLTGRDISDYLVKTYPQILKKSMKTKKWVNEFRYGGFSLGGKASQPIPEGHYLDEPVMAIRSRYRVPENSSFDKLLHRLPGFLSGLNREQNVKVWFNNKGWHAMVSFVNVLNNGLLRANLPPGVDKRLYGITAYNHPLNLTKEQLSEMALMTTSVDVLVSICVIFAMSFVPASFVLFLIEERVSKAKHLQFVSGVKPILYWLANYTWDMLNYSVSATMVVLIFIGFQQQSYVSETNLPALVLLLLLYGWSITPLMYPASFLFEVPSTAYVVLTSVNLFIGMNGSIATFVLELFVDEHLNYVNKILKKVFLIFPHFCLGRGLIDMAKNQAMADAFQRLGAKQSLDPLAWDFVGKNLFAMAVEGVVFFIFTILLQYGFFCKFRPWSDPVLPPLGPEDDDVAKERDRVRNGRAQGDILCMKDLSKIYKAGRKPAVDRLCLGIPRGECFGLLGVNGAGKTTTFRMLTGDTTITHGEAYLNQFSVLTEMERVHQLMGYCPQFDAISDLLTGREHLEFYARLRGVKEENVAKVADWGVRKLGLIQYAEQEAGGYSGGNKRKLSTAISLIGAPPVIFLDEPTTGMDPKAKRFLWNCILSVIKEGRAVVLTSHSMEECEALCTRMAIMVNGRFRCLGTVQHLKNRFGDGYTIILRLSMPSQEPCLVDSYLKRAFPGIELKEKHQNVLQYQLPSHACSLAYVFDVLSNNYEELGVSDYSVSQTTLDQVFVNFAKEQSDDDQLREVTVNGAVQTTQTSRLLPSQPIQPITSGPTSPTRSQTSQSSPQHKAAVTSQSSSPTREPSRSASPSQSSHAGQSSSPVRAAQPSQSPTLNVAARPSRLPTPSRAAQPTGSPKSPGSGVREGHSDGVKNKGKDIPMTRLPKAKKESSGDKSKHKGEASGSKDPTKLFMVATTQDSEV; this comes from the exons ATGGGGATCTGGACACAGTTTCTGCTTCTGCTTTGGAAGAACCTCACATATCGTAGGAGGAATAAG aTCCAGCTGCTCATTGAGATACTGTGGCCCctgttcctcttcctcatcctcatcgCCGTACGACACTCCCACCCCCCATACAAACAGAGCCAGT GTCACTTCCCCAACAAAGCTCTGCCCTCAGCTGGCACGTTAGCATGGGTTCAAGGCATTGTTTGCAACATCAACAATCCCTGCTTCCACCAGCCCACACCTGGAGAGATGCCTGGCCAAGTGGGCAACTTTGACAACTCAAT ACTTTCCCGAATTCTGTTGGAAACGAGGACGGCATTGGCCTACAGCAGCAACCAGACGGCCCTCCATGGGTTTCAGGAGCTCCTGGACGTCGCTCAGAGACTTGGAGAGCGGCCCGAGGCTTGGCCAA ATTTGCCTGTGGGGGAGTATCTGCGAGCAAACGAAACCTTCTCCAACTTCCTCCTCACCAATGGCAACCTCTCACGGCCTGCCCTTGACGCGCTGCTTAGGGCGCGGCTCAACTTCCAGGTG gtGTCCCTGTCTGGGGCAGGGATGCGTCTGACAGACATTGTGTGCAACGCCTCTCTGCTGGAGCGCTTCCTGACTGTGGAGGGGGGCGACTCCATGTCGGAGCTGCAGGCCAGCTTATGTGTGGTTGACCCGGACACACTGCAGCAGGCTGAGCAGCTCTTCCTTTCCCAGCTGGACTACAGCAAGATATTCACG agagaaagactgagagcAAATTTGGGAGAGCTGAGGGCTCTAAGCCAGGCCGTCACTTCTGTGTCTCAAGAAGTTGCAGGAATCTTGGATGAT TTATCAGGGTTGTCAGGTTTCTCAGACTTGAACTCGGAGCTGAGGTTGCTGTCTCCAGAGAACCGCACAGGCGCTCCACTGCAGAGCTTCCGTGCCTTTAGCCGCATCGTCTGTGGTCATCCGGAGGGAGGTGTGGAGCGCATCCCTTCCTTCAACTGGTATGAGGACCAAGACGTTAAATCCTTCCTGGGCCGAAACGGCACGGAAGAGGACGACATGGAGAACGACAATGCCACCA CTCCCTTCTGTAAAAGCATCATTCAGAATTTGGAGTCAAACCCCCTCTCCCGCATTGTGTGGCGAGGAATCAAGCCTCTCTTCATTGGGAAGCTGCTGTACACACCAGATACTCCTGCAGTCAGGGAGGTCATGAAGGAG GTAAATAAGACCTTTCAGGACCTGCAAATTCTTACGGACCTAAAGGGGGCCTGGGAAGAGATTGGACCTCGTGTGAAAACCTTCATGGAGAGCAGTGTGGAGATCCGACTTCTCCAG GATCTGCTGAGGCGGCCGGAGGTGGCGTTTCTGGTAAACATGCAACTGGCGAACACTTCCTGGACGGCGTCACGGATCACCCGTTTCCTGTCCACGCCAGCACCTGACACGCCTCGCAAAGAAGGGGCTCCGCCCACCTGGTTTGACATCTTCCAGGATGTGAACAACACCATCAGCACCCTGGGCCAGATCACTGAA TGTTTCTCTCTAGATAAATTGGAAGGCGTTGCCACAGAGGGCCAGATGATTGACAGGGCTCTGGAGCTCTTAGAGGACAGGCAGTTCTGGGCAGGGATCGTTTTTCTCCTTCCGGATCCTTCCGCTCCCACCCTCCCCCCTCACGTGTCTTACAAGATACGCATGGACATAGATGATGTCACGCGGACAAATAAGATCAAAGACAA GTTCTGGGATCCGGGTCCGGCAGCGGAACCCTTCAGTGACATGCGCTACATCTGGGGCGGCTTTGTGTACGTGCAGGACCTGGTGGAGCGGGGGCTGACTCGAGTCATGACAGGCAGGGAGCAGAACACAGGCGTCTACCTGCAGCAGATGCCATATCCGTGCTTTGTGGATGATGT TTTCCTGCGTGTGCTGAACCGCTCGCTGCCCATGTTCATGACGACGGCGTGGATGTACTCGGTGGCGATGATCATCAAGTGTGTGGTGTACGAGAAGGAGGCGCGCCTCAAGGAGACCATGAGGATTATGGGATTGGGCTCGGGCACGCTGTGGGTCAGCTGGTTCATCAGCAGCTATGTGCCCTTCCTGATCAGTGCAGGCCTGCTCGTCTCTCTTCTTCag TGGGGGGACATCCTGCCGTATAGTGACCCAGTGGtggtcttcttcttcttagCTGCCTTTGCCACGGCCACCATCATGCTGTGTTTCCTCATCAGCACCTTCTTTTCACGGGCAAACCTGGCGTCAGCATGTGGGGGCCTCAtctacttctctctctacctgccGTACGTGCCGTGCGTAGCCTGGAGAGACTacctcaccaccacacaccgTGTCCTTTTA AGCTTTCTGTCTCCAGTGGCGTTTGGCTTTGGCTGCGAGTACTTCTCCCAGTATGAGGAGCAGGGAGTGGGAATCCAGTGGTTCAACATCAACTCCAGCCCCTTGGAGGGAGACACCTACAGCTTCGTCACCTCCATCGTGATGCTCTATGTAGATGCAGTCATCTATGGTGTACTTGCCTGGTACATAGAGGCAGTTTTCCCGG GTGAGTTTGGGATCCCTAAGCCCTGGTACTTCATCTTCCAGCTGAACTACTGGGGCGGAGTACCACTGGAGATGGGCATGCCCATCCCCCCAGCCCCCAGGGACGAGCGGGACG aacGAGTTGAGTCAGAGCCCCAGAACCTCATTCTGGGTGTTGCCATCCGCGACCTGGTCAAGATTTACAAGAAAGGAGGGAAATTGGCGGTCAATCACCTCAATCTCAAGTTCTATGAGGGTCAGATCACCTCTTTCCTGGGCCACAATGGTGCAGGGAAGACCACCACAAT ATCCATCCTGACTGGGCTGTTTCCCCCCTCGGCGGGGACAGTGTACGTGAGGGGCATGGACATCCGCACAGACATGGAGTGGATCAGGAGGACACTAGGGGTCTGCCCACAGCACAATGTCCTCTTTGACAT CCTGACGGTGGAGGAGCATGTGTGGTTCTATGGCCGGCTTAAGGGCTTGGACAACACTGAGGTGTTGGAGGAGACGACCTCTCTGCTGGACGATGTGGGACTGCTGCACAAACGGCACGAGGAAACACGCAACCTGTCAG GGGGGATGAAGAGGAAGCTGTCCGTGGCCATTGCCTTCATCGGGGGCTCCAAGGTGGTGGTTCTGGACGAGCCTACTGCTGGAGTGGACCCCTACTCCCGTCGGGCCATTTGGGACCTGCTGCTCAAGTACCGCAAAG ACCGCACCATCATCTTGTCCACCCACTACATGGACGAGGCGGAGTTGCTTGGTGACCGCATCGCCATCATCTCCCAGGGGAAGCTGTGCTGCTGTGGAACGCCCCTCTACCTCAAGGCCAAACTGGGCACTGGCTACTACCTCACTGTGGTCAAGAAGGAGGTGGACAGCCGGACACCCAGCACTAGTACCAGCGCTGGAAAGCTCTCTCTACCTCCAGTGCCTAAG GACAGTGATTCATCCCTAAGTGACGACACTGGACTAGGAAGTGAGGAGAATGGCCCTG ACGTGCCCGCCCTTGTGGCGCTGGCGCAGCACCATATGCCCGAGGCGCGGCTGGTGCAGGACCTGGGCCGCGAGGCCATCCTGAACCTGCCGCACGGCGCGGCGGAGGACGGCAGCCTGGCGCTCTTCCTGTCCGAGCTGGAGAAGAGACAGGCGGACATGGGCATCACCAGCTACGGCCTGTCCGACACCACCCTGGAGGAG ATTTTCCTGAAGGTAGCGGAGGAGACGGGGGTAGATGTGGACCCCGCTGAGCCTGAGAGACCGCCCTCATCACCACGGCAACGACGAGCTGAACCACCTGAAGAACGAGAGCCAG AGCCCAAGGAGACAGACCTGCTGAGCGAGGAAGGGCGAGGCGGTGACCCGTCCACTGGCTGGTGGCTCACCTGGCAGCAGCTGCGGGCGCTCTTTGTCAAGAGGTGGCTGTACGCCCGGCGGAGCCGCAGAGGTTTTCTCGCTCAG ATCGTGCTGCCTGCCTTGTTTGTCCTCGTCGCTCTGTTCTTCAGTCTGCTCGCCCCACCCTTTGGGAAGTACCCGGCCCTGAAGCTGCAGCCCTGGATGTACGGAGAGCAATACACATTCTACAG CAATGACGCACCAACGGACCCAGAAATTCAGAACCTCCTTGATGCCTTGCTTGACCCTCCAGGTTTTGGGACCAAATGCATGGACTCGGAGATGGATACGGACGT GAACTCCACCTGTAGCCAGGAGCTGGGCTCCAGGTTCATGCGTCCTCAGATCCCGTACTCCACGTGGCAGCTGATGGTGAAGGGCAACTGGACGGCGGCACAGCCCTCTCCTGAGTGTGAGTGCAGCTCAGAGGAGGTGCGCCGCATGCTGCCCGACTGCCCAGAGGGAGCCGGAGGCCTGCCCCCACCCCag ATAAAGCGACTCACTGGAGACGTCCTGCAGAACCTGACTGGTCGTGACATCTCAGATTACCTGGTGAAGACTTATCCCCAGATTCTTAAGAAAAG TATGAAGACCAAGAAGTGGGTGAATGAGTTTAG GTATGGAGGCTTCTCTCTGGGTGGGAAGGCCTCACAGCCCATTCCAGAAGGGCACTACCTGGATGAGCCTGTTATGGCCATCAGATCACGCTACAGAGTACCAGAG AACAGTTCCTTTGACAAACTCCTCCATAGACTGCCAGGTTTTCTGAGTGGCCTGAACCGCGAGCAGAACGTAAAG GTGTGGTTCAACAACAAGGGGTGGCATGCCATGGTATCCTTCGTCAACGTGCTGAACAACGGGCTCCTGCGCGCCAACTTGCCACCCGGTGTGGACAAGAGGCTCTATGGCATCACAGCCTACAATCACCCGCTCAACCTCACAAAGGAACAGCTCAGTGAAATGGCCCT GATGACTACCTCTGTGGATGTTCTGGTGTCTATCTGCGTCATATTTGCCATGTCTTTTGTGCCGGCGAGTTTTGTGCTCTTTCTTATTGAGGAACGTGTCAGCAAAGCCAAGCACCTGCAGTTTGTCAGTGGAGTGAAACCAATCCTGTACTGGCTGGCCAACTACACCTGGGACATG ctgaacTACTCTGTGTCAGCCACCATGGTGGTGCTCATCTTCATCGGCTTTCAGCAGCAGTCCTACGTCTCTGAGACCAACCTGCCCGCCCTCGTCCTGCTGCTTTTGCTCTATGG CTGGTCCATCACACCGCTCATGTACCCAGCATCTTTCCTGTTTGAGGTGCCAAGCACAGCCTACGTGGTCCTTACCTCCGTTAACCTCTTCATTGGGATGAATGGTAGCATTGCCACATTTGTCCTCGAGCTGTTTGTGGATGAG CATTTAAATTACGTCAACAAGATTCTGAAGAAGGTCTTCCTGATTTTCCCACACTTCTGCCTGGGTCGAGGGCTCATTGACATGGCGAAGAATCAGGCCATGGCCGATGCATTTCAGAGACTCG GTGCCAAGCAGTCACTGGATCCACTGGCGTGGGATTTTGTGGGGAAGAACTTATTTGCAATGGCGGTTGAAGGAGTGGTGTTCTTCATATTCACTATTCTACTACAGTATGGCTTCTTCTGCAAATTCAG GCCCTGGTCTGACCCAGTGCTGCCCCCTCTTGGCCCAGAGGATGATGACGTTgccaaagaaagagacagagtacGCAACGGGAGAGCACAAGGAGACATACTGTGCATGAAAGACCTGAGCAAG ATATACAAGGCAGGGAGGAAGCCAGCCGTGGATCGCCTGTGTCTGGGGATCCCTCGTGGGGAG TGCTTTGGTCTACTCGGAGTAAACGGTGCTGGAAAGACAACAACATTCCGCATGCTGACAGGAGACACCACTATCACCCATGGAGAAGCTTATCTTAATCAGTTCAG CGTGCTGACTGAGATGGAGCGGGTCCATCAGCTCATGGGCTACTGCCCACAGTTTGACGCCATCAGTGACCTGCTCACAGGTCGGGAGCACCTGGAGTTCTACGCCCGTCTGCGGGGGGTTAAGGAGGAGAACGTGGCAAAG GTGGCCGACTGGGGCGTGCGGAAGCTGGGTCTGATTCAGTATGCTGAGCAGGAAGCAGGAGGCTACAGCGGGGGAAACAAACGCAAACTCTCCACTGCCATTTCCCTGATTGGAGCTCCTCCAGTGATATTCCTG GATGAGCCGACCACGGGCATGGACCCCAAAGCCAAACGTTTCCTTTGGAACTGCATCCTGAGTGTCATCAAAGAAGGCAGAGCTGTGGTGCTCACCTCTCACAG CATGGAGGAATGTGAAGCCCTATGCACTCGGATGGCCATCATGGTGAATGGCAGGTTTCGGTGTCTGGGGACAGTGCAACATCTCAAGAACAG GTTTGGGGATGGCTACACGATAATCCTGCGGCTCTCCATGCCCTCACAGGAGCCCTGCCTGGTGGACTCCTACCTCAAACGGGCTTTCCCGGGCATCGAACTGAAGGAGAAGCACCAGAACGTCCTGCAGTACCAGCTGCCTTCTCATGCATGCTCTCTAGCCTACGTCTTTGACGTGCTCTCCAACAACTACGAGGAGCTGGGCGTGTCGGACTACTCTGTCTCTCAGACCACTTTGGATCAG gtttttgttaacttcgCGAAAGAACAGAGTGATGATGACCAGCTCAGAGAGGTGACAGTAAATGGTGCTGTTCAGACCACTCAAACCAGCCGGCTGCTACCAAGCCAACCAATTCAGCCAATAACCAGTGGACCCACGTCACCAACCAGGTCACAGACAAGCCAGTCTTCCCCACAACACAAGGCAGCTGTCACTAGCCAGTCGTCATCTCCCACCCGCGAACCCAGCCGGTCAGCGTCACCGAGCCAGAGCTCTCACGCTGGCCAGTCCTCTTCACCAGTCAGGGCAGCTCAACCTAGCCAGTCACCGACACTCAACGTGGCAGCTCGACCATCCCGGTTACCCACCCCGAGTAGGGCAGCTCAACCCACCGGATCTCCCAAATCGCCTGGGTCTGGGGTCAGAGAAGGTCACTCCGATGGGGTAAAAAACAAGGGCAAGGACATCCCAATGACAAGACTACCAAAGGCCAAGAAAGAGTCTTCAGGCGACAAGTCAAAACATAAAGGAGAGGCCTCTGGCAGTAAAGATCCCACCAAACTTTTCATGGTTGCAACCACACAAGACAGTGAGGTCTGA